In a genomic window of Xenopus laevis strain J_2021 chromosome 5S, Xenopus_laevis_v10.1, whole genome shotgun sequence:
- the LOC121394226 gene encoding lamina-associated polypeptide 2, isoforms alpha/zeta-like produces MSTLEPPPVKRHRKSKHLQCRACDILLPDDYGKRFCKDCLSYLAHKDVEALPEASSSWIKEFIKSTMKDMFNQLQPGPVPIADDIVNSPTIVNPISLDGSTQDSSSDEEEILALFPVESTAKLIRRVRLTMESLESEDSQATTSQVAKKSKDFPVHPVMKDLMTREWKNPEKPPSITKRQKLLFPIQEEEIQSWGTPPKVDVAIARLSNKTLIPVEDGSGLKDPMDRKMESLLKRVYNTGTAICKPALAASAVARSTRHWLKQFTEDINNNISRVELLESLEKVNMAVEFLCDSSIESIKLAAKTMALSTASRRALWLRTWSADSVSKNSLCAMAFEPGRLFGSELDKLLESLSGSKNKRLPQENQSNRSKNSFFRNRRTSPKRDNYFQRDRRRNDTNSFRPNRAFNSSRGERGFGKTFPPKKRPSF; encoded by the coding sequence atgtctACCCTAGAGCCACCACCTGTCAAAAGACACAGGAAGTCAAAGCATCTGCAGTGTAGAGCATGTGACATACTTCTCCCAGATGACTATGGGAAAAGGTTTTGTAAGGACTGTCTGTCCTATCTGGCTCACAAGGATGTTGAAGCACTTCCTGAAGCTTCTTCTTCGTGGATTAAGGAGTTTATAAAATCAACTATGAAGGATATGTTTAACCAGTTGCAACCTGGCCCAGTCCCTATTGCGGATGATATTGTGAATTCTCCTACAATAGTTAATCCTATATCTTTAGACGGATCAACTCAGGATTCATCCTCGGATGAGGAAGAAATCTTAGCCTTGTTTCCGGTGGAAAGCACTGCGAAATTGATCAGGAGAGTAAGGTTAACGATGGAATCTCTGGAAAGCGAGGATTCGCAGGCAACCACTTCTCAGGTAGCTAAGAAATCTAAAGATTTTCCGGTTCACCCAGTCATGAAAGATTTAATGACTAGAGagtggaaaaatcctgaaaagccTCCGTCtataacaaaaagacaaaagctTTTGTTTCCCATTCAGGAAGAGGAGATACAGTCCTGGGGGACTCCTCCGAAAGTAGATGTAGCCATTGCCAGACTGTCTAATAAAACACTCATTCCTGTGGAAGATGGTTCAGGATTAAAGGATCCTATGGATCGCAAGATGGAGTCCTTACTTAAAAGAGTTTATAATACGGGTACAGCTATTTGTAAGCCAGCCTTGGCTGCCTCGGCAGTGGCTAGATCAACCAGGCATTGGCTCAAACAATTCACGGAGGATATCAACAACAACATATCCCGTGTGGAGCTTCTGGAATCCCTGGAAAAGGTCAATATGGCAGTTGAGTTCTTGTGTGACTCATCCATTGAAAGTATTAAGCTAGCTGCGAAAACTATGGCTTTATCTACAGCATCCAGAAGAGCTTTATGGCTAAGAACCTGGTCAGCTGATTCAGTATCCAAAAACAGCTTATGTGCCATGGCATTTGAACCAGGTCGTCTCTTTGGATCAGAGCTGGATAAACTTTTGGAATCTTTGTCAGGCTCTAAGAATAAGCGTCTTCCTCAGGAAAACCAATCAAATAGGagcaaaaattcctttttccgGAATAGAAGAACATCACCTAAAAGAGATAACTACtttcaaagagacagaagaaggaacGATACAAATTCCTTTCGGCCCAATAGAGCATTCAATTCTTCCAGAGGGGAGAGAGGATTTGGGAAAACCTTCCCACCAAAGAAAAGGCCATccttctga